The following proteins are co-located in the Rhodococcus opacus B4 genome:
- a CDS encoding class I SAM-dependent methyltransferase, with translation MLCRLCKSDRMRSILDLGATPPCELFLTEPALDAPEVTYPLHLRLCEDCLLLQIPALITPEDTFTDYAYYSSFSDSWVEHARLFVDSTVARLGLDHTSSVVEVASNDGYLLQHCVAAGIRCLGIEPSHNVGAAARERGVPTLTAFLDEDLAARVRTEHGPADLVVANNVFAHVPDLLGFTRALRALVADDGWLSIEVHHALNLVGLAQFDTIYHEHFQYYTVLSATRVLATAGLAVVDVELLDTHGGSIRIWARPDGAGGVPTGRVDAVLRQEEAAGLHGADGYLGLEPRARSVRQQLLRFLLDCRSQNRRVVGYGAPGKGNTLLNYCGVRPDLLEYTVDRNPYKHGRYTPGTRIPILDPQQIEKDRPDVVLALPWNLETELTEQLRFIAEWGGELVFPLPSLHAATFQPDSGARRLT, from the coding sequence ATGCTCTGCCGACTGTGCAAATCCGACAGGATGCGCAGCATCCTGGATCTGGGCGCGACCCCGCCCTGCGAACTCTTTCTGACCGAACCGGCCCTGGACGCTCCGGAAGTCACCTACCCGCTGCACCTCCGGCTGTGCGAAGACTGTTTACTCCTGCAGATCCCCGCGCTGATCACTCCGGAGGACACCTTCACCGACTACGCGTACTACTCCTCGTTCTCGGACTCCTGGGTCGAACACGCGCGGCTGTTCGTGGACTCGACAGTCGCCAGGCTAGGACTCGACCACACGTCGTCGGTCGTGGAGGTGGCGAGCAACGACGGCTATCTTCTGCAACACTGCGTCGCCGCCGGGATCCGGTGCCTCGGAATCGAACCGTCGCACAACGTCGGCGCGGCGGCCCGCGAGCGCGGAGTGCCCACCCTCACGGCATTTCTCGACGAGGACCTCGCCGCGCGGGTCCGGACGGAACACGGACCTGCGGACCTCGTGGTCGCGAACAACGTCTTCGCCCACGTTCCCGATCTTCTCGGATTCACCCGGGCCCTTCGCGCGCTCGTCGCAGACGACGGATGGCTGAGCATCGAGGTTCACCACGCACTGAATCTCGTCGGCCTCGCACAGTTCGACACGATCTACCACGAGCACTTCCAGTACTACACGGTGTTGTCCGCCACCCGCGTGCTCGCAACAGCAGGCCTCGCCGTCGTGGACGTCGAACTGCTGGACACCCACGGCGGATCGATTCGGATCTGGGCGCGTCCCGACGGCGCCGGCGGCGTGCCGACCGGCCGCGTCGACGCGGTGTTGCGCCAGGAGGAGGCAGCCGGGCTGCATGGTGCCGACGGCTACCTCGGACTCGAACCGCGGGCGAGGTCCGTGCGTCAGCAATTGCTCAGGTTCCTCCTCGACTGCCGGTCACAGAACAGGAGAGTCGTCGGCTACGGGGCTCCCGGCAAGGGGAACACACTGCTGAACTACTGCGGAGTACGTCCCGACCTCCTCGAGTACACGGTCGATCGGAATCCGTACAAGCACGGTCGGTACACGCCGGGCACCCGGATCCCGATCCTCGATCCGCAGCAGATCGAGAAGGACCGGCCCGACGTCGTCCTCGCGCTGCCCTGGAATCTCGAGACCGAACTGACCGAACAGCTGCGATTCATCGCCGAGTGGGGCGGTGAGCTGGTCTTCCCGCTCCCCTCCCTGCACGCGGCAACATTTCAACCCGACAGCGGGGCAAGGAGGCTCACGTAA
- a CDS encoding GyrI-like domain-containing protein has protein sequence MPFVIVERKETLVAGLAVRSPKRALGKARDKDLERTWSTLLAQNVDKPLASAYVDHAPEINSYYTQIVGYECTSIEQVARGHLVSRIPAGTYAKFSSVGTFPDLFDALWGQIRDAEESHQIQRSYTGDFEFYPHAFGIDLYVAIVPPVTR, from the coding sequence ATGCCATTCGTCATAGTCGAACGCAAAGAGACTCTGGTCGCCGGACTGGCCGTCCGCAGTCCGAAAAGGGCGCTGGGGAAGGCGCGTGACAAGGATCTGGAAAGGACCTGGTCGACCCTTCTCGCGCAGAACGTGGACAAGCCGCTGGCTTCGGCCTATGTCGACCACGCTCCCGAGATCAACTCGTACTACACGCAAATCGTGGGCTACGAGTGCACTTCGATCGAACAGGTCGCACGCGGGCACTTGGTATCGCGGATTCCTGCGGGAACCTATGCGAAGTTCTCCTCGGTCGGGACCTTTCCCGACCTCTTCGATGCGCTCTGGGGGCAGATTCGCGACGCGGAAGAATCGCATCAGATTCAGCGGTCCTACACTGGCGACTTCGAGTTCTACCCACATGCCTTCGGGATTGATTTGTATGTGGCGATAGTGCCACCCGTCACGAGGTAG
- a CDS encoding NAD-dependent epimerase/dehydratase family protein — translation MRVLLTGHQGYLGSVMVPALRAAGHDVVGLDSGLFADCLLGPAPADPPSVDVDLRDVTEAHLAGFDAVIHLAALSNDPLGSLAPDVTYAINHHASVRLANIAKDAGVKRFLYASTCSVYGSAGEDLVTESAPLRPLTPYAESKVRVEDDVAGIADSGFSPVFLRNATAFGFSPRLRADIVLNNLVGVATLTGTVRVLSDGTPWRPLVHARDIAAAFCAALVAPTGAIHCRAYNVGIEANNVTVAQIADAAAAAVPGSTVALTGETGPDPRSYRVDFSAIRTAFEGYAPQWTVADGAVELYENYVRWGLTDELFTTRFTRLAHLQGLRGSGVLDESLRFLRIGAGHA, via the coding sequence ATGAGAGTGCTCCTCACCGGACACCAGGGTTATCTGGGTTCGGTCATGGTCCCGGCGCTGCGAGCAGCGGGTCACGACGTCGTCGGTCTCGATTCCGGGCTGTTCGCCGACTGTCTCCTCGGTCCCGCCCCTGCCGATCCCCCGTCCGTGGATGTGGATCTGCGGGACGTGACGGAGGCCCACCTGGCCGGGTTCGACGCGGTGATTCACCTTGCCGCCCTGTCGAACGACCCTCTGGGTTCACTTGCCCCCGACGTCACCTACGCCATCAACCACCACGCGTCGGTTCGCCTGGCAAACATCGCGAAAGATGCTGGGGTGAAACGATTCCTGTACGCATCGACATGTTCCGTGTACGGCTCGGCGGGCGAGGACCTGGTGACCGAATCGGCCCCCCTCCGTCCGCTCACCCCGTACGCGGAAAGCAAGGTCCGCGTAGAGGACGACGTGGCCGGCATCGCCGACTCGGGGTTCTCACCGGTCTTTCTGCGAAACGCGACCGCGTTCGGGTTCTCGCCCCGCCTGCGTGCGGACATCGTTCTCAACAACCTCGTCGGGGTCGCCACTCTGACCGGCACGGTGCGAGTGCTGTCGGACGGCACGCCGTGGCGTCCACTCGTCCATGCGCGCGACATCGCCGCCGCGTTCTGCGCCGCACTGGTGGCGCCGACGGGCGCAATCCATTGCCGCGCCTACAACGTGGGCATCGAAGCCAACAACGTCACCGTCGCGCAGATCGCGGACGCGGCCGCCGCCGCGGTGCCGGGGTCGACGGTCGCCCTCACCGGCGAGACCGGACCGGATCCACGGTCCTACCGCGTCGACTTCAGCGCTATCAGAACCGCATTCGAGGGATACGCACCGCAGTGGACCGTCGCCGACGGCGCGGTCGAGCTGTACGAGAACTACGTGCGATGGGGTCTCACCGACGAGCTGTTCACCACCCGGTTCACCCGGTTGGCCCACCTGCAGGGATTGCGGGGGTCGGGCGTGCTCGACGAGTCACTGCGGTTCCTCCGAATCGGGGCCGGTCATGCCTGA
- a CDS encoding Rv1355c family protein, producing MNEAHGEYTALLLDEGHSGDAAVLDRLRRDPAVVFVDRLDHQRDALRSLVPVPDPGVLDEAPVWAYYSWRRTVVRLLGPTSFRLLRLDRNRNKITAQEQERLRGVTVGIVGLSVGHAVALALTLEGACGGLRLADFDTLELSNLNRVPGTVLDLGVNKAVVAARHIAEIDPYVTVTLWKDGVDVESVADFLDGTDVVIDECDSLDVKVSLRREARRRGLPVLMATSDRGLLDVERFDAEPDRPVFHGVIGDVDVESLAGLGSRDKIPLVLQILDAGQLSATMAASLVEVDETISTWPQLGGEVVLGGAEVAAAVRRIGLGQPLASGRCRMDLDEHLDALADPPLPQDLPDGSVNRAAALPQDAVDTVVNAAARAPSGGNVQPWTIAADDAGLTISLAPEHTTAMDVGYRGSCVAVGAALHNARIAASSAGLLGAVTVHAGDAGLPVATMTFGSGNDRELSDRYEHMLDRTTNRRLGVPRPLDDSQAGLLAEAAAREGARLCLVTDRDDIAAIGAILAESDRIRFLTPTLHREMIGELRWPPRDSVDTGIDVRALELDSAELSTLALLRRPEVMERLGAQDAGRALGKSTADRIASSSAVAVIAIPGTASRDYVRGGEATESVWIHAQALGLAVQPISPVFLYGVESAELEQLSPRYAAPLERLREELFDVVGAKAGEALAMVLRLSHAPGPSVRSERRADRVRRRIS from the coding sequence GTGAACGAAGCCCACGGTGAGTACACCGCACTGCTGCTCGACGAGGGCCACTCCGGGGACGCGGCGGTACTCGACCGCCTCCGCCGCGACCCCGCGGTAGTCTTCGTCGATCGACTCGACCATCAGCGGGACGCTCTGCGTTCCCTGGTTCCCGTGCCGGACCCCGGTGTGCTGGACGAGGCTCCTGTGTGGGCGTACTACTCGTGGCGAAGGACCGTGGTGCGTCTGCTCGGTCCCACGTCGTTCCGGCTGTTGCGGCTGGACCGGAATCGGAACAAGATCACCGCTCAGGAGCAGGAACGTCTCAGGGGCGTCACCGTCGGGATCGTCGGTCTCAGCGTCGGGCACGCGGTCGCGCTGGCCCTCACGCTGGAGGGCGCGTGCGGCGGGTTGCGGCTCGCGGACTTCGACACCCTCGAGCTGTCCAACCTGAACCGGGTTCCCGGCACCGTTCTGGACCTCGGCGTCAACAAGGCCGTGGTCGCCGCCCGCCATATCGCGGAGATCGATCCCTACGTCACTGTGACGTTATGGAAGGACGGTGTCGACGTCGAATCGGTGGCCGATTTTCTGGACGGCACGGACGTGGTGATCGACGAATGCGACTCCCTCGACGTCAAGGTGTCCCTGCGGCGGGAGGCCCGGCGCCGGGGATTGCCGGTGCTGATGGCGACCAGTGACCGGGGTCTGCTGGACGTCGAACGATTCGACGCCGAACCCGATCGACCCGTGTTCCACGGCGTGATCGGTGATGTCGACGTGGAATCGCTGGCGGGTCTCGGCTCGCGGGACAAGATTCCGCTCGTGTTGCAGATTCTCGATGCCGGACAATTGTCGGCGACGATGGCGGCGTCGTTGGTGGAGGTGGACGAAACCATCTCCACGTGGCCCCAGCTCGGGGGTGAGGTAGTGCTCGGTGGGGCGGAGGTCGCGGCGGCCGTGCGGCGCATCGGGCTCGGGCAGCCGCTCGCGTCGGGTCGGTGCCGGATGGATCTGGACGAGCATCTCGATGCCCTCGCCGATCCACCGCTGCCGCAGGACCTGCCGGACGGTTCCGTGAACCGGGCTGCGGCCCTGCCACAGGATGCCGTCGATACCGTCGTGAATGCCGCGGCCCGCGCGCCGTCCGGCGGCAACGTCCAGCCGTGGACGATCGCGGCGGACGACGCGGGACTGACCATCTCCCTGGCTCCGGAGCACACGACGGCCATGGACGTCGGGTACCGGGGCAGTTGCGTCGCGGTCGGTGCCGCGCTGCACAACGCCCGGATCGCCGCGTCCTCCGCCGGGCTTCTCGGCGCCGTGACGGTCCACGCCGGCGATGCGGGGCTTCCCGTCGCCACCATGACGTTCGGCAGCGGGAACGACCGGGAACTCAGTGACCGCTACGAGCACATGCTCGACCGGACCACCAACCGCAGGCTGGGCGTTCCCCGGCCGTTGGACGACTCGCAGGCCGGCCTTCTCGCGGAGGCCGCGGCTCGCGAAGGCGCCCGCCTCTGCCTGGTCACCGACCGGGACGACATCGCGGCGATCGGCGCCATCCTGGCGGAGTCGGACCGCATCCGTTTCCTCACACCCACCCTGCACCGCGAGATGATCGGCGAGTTGCGGTGGCCACCCCGGGATTCGGTCGACACCGGCATCGACGTGCGCGCGCTGGAACTCGATTCGGCAGAACTGTCGACGCTCGCGCTGTTGCGGAGACCCGAGGTGATGGAACGACTCGGCGCACAGGACGCCGGTCGGGCGCTCGGTAAGTCCACCGCGGACCGGATCGCGTCGAGCTCGGCGGTCGCGGTCATTGCGATTCCGGGCACAGCCTCTCGGGACTACGTGCGCGGCGGTGAGGCGACGGAAAGCGTGTGGATCCACGCGCAGGCGCTCGGCCTCGCCGTCCAGCCGATTTCGCCGGTGTTTCTCTATGGTGTGGAAAGTGCGGAACTCGAACAACTCTCACCGCGGTATGCGGCACCATTGGAGAGGCTGCGGGAAGAATTGTTCGACGTCGTCGGAGCGAAGGCAGGTGAGGCGCTCGCCATGGTGTTACGGCTCAGCCATGCGCCGGGCCCGTCGGTTCGGAGCGAGCGCCGCGCCGACCGGGTGCGAAGGCGGATATCGTAA
- a CDS encoding PIG-L deacetylase family protein, with protein sequence MFDLHAPHVAEIAVLGAHCDDIAIGMGGTLLTLSSASPGLRVRALVLSGNDSRREIEERHALAALCPGADIELDVLDVPDGRAPAYWEPIKTALEGFRRRCEPDIVFAPHRGDAHQDHRLLAELVPTVFRDHLVLGYEILKWEADTPQPTVFHPLIRAVAEEKCRVLLKHYPSQVDRDWFDEEAFLGVTRLRGVQCRRLYAEAFVLEKTTIRFGRT encoded by the coding sequence ATGTTCGACCTCCACGCCCCGCATGTCGCCGAGATCGCGGTTCTCGGCGCACACTGCGACGACATCGCGATCGGGATGGGCGGGACGCTGCTGACTCTGTCGTCCGCGTCTCCGGGTCTTCGGGTACGCGCGCTCGTGCTGTCGGGCAACGACTCCCGGAGAGAGATCGAGGAACGTCACGCGCTCGCCGCACTGTGCCCCGGCGCGGACATCGAACTCGACGTCCTCGACGTTCCGGACGGGCGCGCGCCCGCGTATTGGGAACCGATCAAGACTGCACTCGAGGGATTCCGGCGACGGTGTGAGCCCGACATCGTGTTCGCGCCGCACCGCGGGGACGCTCACCAGGATCACCGGTTACTGGCCGAACTCGTGCCGACCGTGTTTCGGGACCATCTCGTGCTGGGATACGAGATCCTCAAATGGGAGGCCGACACCCCCCAGCCCACCGTCTTCCACCCGCTGATACGGGCGGTCGCGGAGGAAAAGTGCCGGGTTCTGCTCAAGCACTACCCGTCCCAGGTCGACCGCGACTGGTTCGACGAAGAAGCGTTTCTCGGCGTGACCCGGCTTCGGGGTGTGCAGTGCCGGCGGCTGTACGCCGAAGCGTTCGTCCTCGAAAAGACGACCATCCGATTCGGAAGGACCTGA
- a CDS encoding glucose-1-phosphate cytidylyltransferase: MKVVLFCGGYGMRMRNDRNDAIPKPMQMVGPRPLLWHVMHYYAHFGHKEFILCLGYGAEAIKDFFLDYREAESNDFVLHANKIELLNSDISDWSITFVDTGLESAIGERLRRVRRYLDGDEYFLANYADVLTDAPLDDVVAKFHESGAAASMLVVPPQSSFHCVNVAENGEVKEIIPVSQLPVWENGGYFVLSDEIFDLLPPGGDLVADVCETLAGEGRLFGYRHDGFWKPADTFKERAELDANYSKGIHPWMVWEQEAVS; the protein is encoded by the coding sequence ATGAAAGTTGTCCTGTTCTGTGGCGGTTACGGCATGCGGATGCGCAACGACCGCAACGACGCCATCCCCAAGCCGATGCAGATGGTCGGCCCCCGGCCCCTGCTATGGCACGTGATGCACTACTACGCCCACTTCGGGCACAAGGAGTTCATCCTCTGCCTGGGGTACGGCGCCGAGGCCATCAAAGACTTCTTCCTCGACTACCGCGAAGCGGAATCGAACGACTTCGTGCTCCACGCCAACAAGATCGAGCTTCTCAATTCCGACATCAGCGATTGGTCCATCACGTTCGTCGACACGGGCCTCGAATCGGCAATCGGTGAGCGACTGCGCCGCGTACGACGGTATCTCGACGGCGACGAGTACTTCCTCGCGAACTACGCCGACGTGCTGACCGACGCTCCCCTCGACGACGTGGTCGCGAAGTTCCACGAATCCGGTGCGGCAGCATCGATGCTCGTCGTCCCGCCGCAGTCCTCCTTCCACTGCGTGAACGTGGCCGAGAACGGGGAGGTGAAGGAGATCATTCCGGTCAGTCAGCTGCCGGTCTGGGAAAACGGCGGGTACTTCGTTCTCAGCGATGAAATCTTCGACCTGCTCCCACCGGGCGGTGACCTGGTAGCGGATGTCTGCGAGACCCTGGCGGGCGAGGGGCGCTTGTTCGGATACCGGCACGACGGCTTCTGGAAGCCGGCGGACACCTTCAAGGAGCGTGCCGAACTCGACGCCAACTATTCGAAGGGCATCCATCCGTGGATGGTGTGGGAGCAGGAGGCGGTGTCATAA
- a CDS encoding heparinase II/III family protein, whose protein sequence is MSPREVAWRAGQAGRSLLPIVTYYEPTDRELFGASDPHGEAALRRFREGTGGPVLLDRERAARIAIEHPHGVADVVAAADKVMDSRFGFFSYAEVNLGRPIDWHYDPIARVRWPAVSAGRINHRTFAGDPKWIWELNRLQHLPWLAEAWLFTGDRKYSSAAFVQLDSWIAQNPPGIGIAWRGAFEAGVRAVSIVVALQGLRDSPDLTAERFRDIVRVLAQSAKRCWQYRSRYSSANNHLVGELAGLAISAIAFPDVAPLARWEATALRALALEATRQILPDGAGAEQAVGYQIFTAELLLTVVSSVALRGGRPPSAIVDALDRSALFLAALVGDGDPAPRYGDDDEGFAVRLGAEPVRTVRDHLGAVAAVTGNVIARNAGRATLSSAWLRTANPVGPTTRPRFDGTASFIAPDGGLAVLRAHQRRLTMDIGPLGYLSPAAHGHADALAVTLSVGGEELVGDPGTASYYGHPDWRTAHRGSRAHATVCIDGLDQSVIGGPFLWSRHARVRMRSIDLSKGIVDAEHDGYVRLPDPVVHRRCLIAPPTRHAILVVDLITGLGSHEMCTSWPLPPELDVSATGSEHLVSRGGTPVLQILYAGTGELERDEVRGGTLLGWWSRRLESREPSWLVGAHCVGEVPAVIVSALNPLCGRDERISNLRVTLDERRIVARWRESDAEVVVEVDA, encoded by the coding sequence ATGTCACCCCGAGAGGTCGCGTGGCGCGCGGGTCAGGCGGGCAGGAGCCTGCTGCCGATCGTCACGTACTACGAGCCTACTGATCGGGAACTGTTCGGTGCGAGCGATCCGCACGGTGAAGCTGCATTGCGCCGGTTTCGAGAGGGGACAGGTGGTCCAGTGCTTCTCGATCGCGAGCGAGCGGCGAGGATCGCGATCGAACACCCGCACGGGGTTGCCGATGTCGTTGCCGCCGCTGACAAGGTAATGGATTCCAGGTTCGGTTTCTTCAGCTATGCGGAAGTGAACCTCGGCCGGCCGATCGACTGGCACTACGACCCCATCGCACGAGTTCGCTGGCCCGCTGTGTCGGCGGGCCGGATCAACCACCGCACGTTCGCCGGTGATCCGAAATGGATCTGGGAATTGAACCGCCTGCAGCATCTTCCCTGGCTTGCCGAAGCTTGGTTGTTCACCGGTGACCGCAAGTACAGCTCTGCGGCTTTCGTCCAGCTCGACTCGTGGATAGCGCAGAACCCGCCCGGGATCGGAATCGCCTGGAGGGGAGCGTTCGAGGCCGGTGTCCGAGCAGTCTCGATCGTGGTGGCACTGCAGGGTTTGCGGGACTCGCCGGACTTGACGGCGGAGCGGTTCCGCGACATCGTCAGGGTGCTCGCGCAGAGCGCGAAACGATGCTGGCAGTACCGCTCTCGGTATAGTTCCGCCAACAATCACCTCGTGGGTGAGCTGGCCGGGCTGGCGATCTCGGCCATCGCATTTCCCGACGTCGCTCCGCTCGCACGCTGGGAGGCAACTGCACTTCGTGCGCTCGCGCTCGAGGCGACGCGGCAGATCCTGCCCGACGGGGCCGGCGCCGAGCAGGCCGTGGGGTATCAGATATTCACCGCCGAATTGCTGCTCACCGTGGTCTCATCGGTCGCCCTGCGAGGCGGCCGACCGCCATCGGCGATCGTCGACGCGCTGGATCGGAGCGCGCTCTTCCTCGCCGCCCTCGTGGGTGACGGCGACCCGGCTCCCCGCTACGGAGACGACGACGAAGGTTTCGCCGTGCGGCTCGGTGCCGAACCAGTCCGCACCGTACGCGACCACCTCGGCGCCGTCGCGGCGGTGACGGGCAACGTGATTGCCCGCAACGCGGGTCGTGCGACGCTGTCGTCGGCCTGGTTGCGTACGGCGAACCCAGTGGGGCCGACCACACGGCCGCGGTTCGACGGCACGGCAAGCTTCATCGCCCCGGACGGAGGCCTGGCGGTGCTGCGCGCGCACCAGCGCCGGCTGACGATGGACATCGGCCCGTTGGGATATCTCTCGCCAGCGGCCCACGGTCACGCCGACGCCCTCGCTGTGACCCTGAGCGTGGGGGGTGAGGAACTGGTCGGGGACCCCGGTACGGCAAGCTACTACGGGCATCCCGACTGGCGGACGGCGCACCGCGGCAGTCGAGCACACGCCACCGTGTGCATCGACGGTCTCGACCAGTCGGTCATCGGCGGCCCTTTCCTGTGGTCCAGGCACGCCCGTGTGCGCATGCGGTCGATCGACCTCTCGAAAGGGATCGTGGACGCCGAGCACGACGGCTATGTGCGTCTGCCGGACCCTGTCGTACATCGCCGGTGCCTCATCGCACCGCCCACCCGGCACGCGATTCTGGTCGTCGATCTGATCACCGGACTGGGCAGCCACGAGATGTGCACATCCTGGCCGCTGCCTCCGGAACTCGACGTCTCCGCTACGGGCAGCGAGCATCTGGTCAGCCGAGGCGGCACGCCCGTCCTCCAGATTCTGTACGCGGGCACCGGCGAACTGGAGCGCGACGAGGTGCGCGGCGGCACCCTGCTCGGCTGGTGGTCTCGCCGGCTGGAATCGCGAGAACCGTCCTGGCTGGTCGGCGCACACTGCGTGGGGGAGGTGCCCGCAGTGATCGTCTCGGCTCTCAATCCACTGTGTGGACGCGACGAGCGAATATCGAATCTCCGGGTGACCCTTGACGAGCGAAGAATTGTCGCGCGTTGGCGCGAGAGTGATGCCGAGGTCGTGGTCGAAGTCGACGCGTGA
- a CDS encoding dTDP-4-dehydrorhamnose 3,5-epimerase family protein, protein MRVELTELDDVLLFTPEPFRDGRGLFTRTFDAQIFDDAVASRASTGRVVRAADFVQDSQSRSVRGVIRGMHCRSGDGEAKLVRCARGAIYDVLVDVRRTSPTFGRKQAFRLDDETFSHLFVPAGFLHGFQALTDCDVCYRIDRGHDPTEDLAVAYDDRSLGIEWPLPVSATSPRDASAGSWEDLLRRL, encoded by the coding sequence GTGCGCGTGGAACTCACGGAACTCGACGACGTCCTGCTCTTCACTCCCGAGCCGTTCCGCGACGGGCGCGGACTCTTCACGCGGACCTTCGATGCGCAGATCTTCGACGACGCCGTCGCGAGCCGCGCCTCGACGGGCCGAGTGGTCCGTGCGGCCGACTTCGTTCAGGACTCGCAGTCGCGATCGGTACGTGGTGTGATCCGCGGCATGCATTGCAGATCGGGGGACGGCGAGGCCAAGCTCGTGCGTTGTGCGCGCGGAGCCATCTACGACGTGCTCGTGGACGTGCGGCGCACGTCTCCGACGTTCGGCCGGAAACAGGCGTTCAGGCTCGACGACGAGACCTTCTCGCATCTGTTCGTGCCTGCCGGATTCCTCCATGGTTTCCAGGCCCTCACCGACTGCGACGTGTGCTACCGGATAGACCGCGGTCACGATCCCACCGAGGACCTCGCGGTGGCCTACGACGATCGCAGCCTCGGTATCGAGTGGCCGCTCCCCGTGTCCGCCACGAGCCCACGCGATGCCTCGGCGGGGAGCTGGGAGGATTTGCTGCGACGACTCTGA
- a CDS encoding transferase, with translation MICRGCAGSDTVRVLDLGAVPAADNFPPKRSAIDSCESAHPLAMELCLRCGLAQLAEDDTTPEEPHGIEPLALRNQAADAVRTVAVSGFLDGDTVLEFGSPHGGSWLGLLASRGFCPPPPGRPASVVLDCFGLMHEACQRSALRERANATASDGVLLLQFHSLAAIVTHGQWNALRHGHYAYYSLTALQRMLTDVGMSVSHAWEFDLYGGTVLVAARHGARPATSHTVRRILAAEKTLGVCDPRALRRLQLAADGHASTLRTWLATMADRGQRVYAYGAASRAVALFSRAGVDHRVLCAVADASPAKQGRRMPGTDVPIISPGQLLDSSPEWVLLTLPDLLPEVRRDYPALEGKWITDLPCNYEHRDGVRRG, from the coding sequence ATGATCTGCCGTGGATGCGCCGGATCCGACACTGTCCGGGTACTCGATCTCGGGGCTGTGCCTGCTGCGGACAATTTCCCGCCGAAGCGGTCGGCGATCGACTCGTGCGAGTCGGCTCATCCGCTGGCGATGGAGCTCTGTCTGCGGTGCGGCCTCGCCCAACTCGCGGAGGACGACACGACGCCCGAGGAACCGCACGGCATCGAGCCCCTGGCATTGCGGAACCAGGCCGCCGACGCCGTTCGGACGGTCGCGGTGTCGGGATTCCTGGACGGCGACACCGTCCTCGAGTTCGGCAGCCCGCACGGCGGCAGCTGGCTCGGACTGCTCGCGTCGCGCGGATTCTGCCCACCGCCCCCGGGGAGGCCCGCCTCGGTTGTCCTCGACTGCTTCGGACTCATGCATGAGGCCTGCCAGCGCTCGGCACTGAGAGAACGAGCGAACGCCACGGCGAGTGACGGTGTCCTTCTGCTCCAGTTCCACTCTCTCGCTGCCATAGTCACGCACGGACAGTGGAACGCGCTGCGGCACGGCCACTATGCGTACTACTCGTTGACCGCCCTGCAACGGATGCTCACGGATGTGGGGATGAGCGTGTCGCACGCGTGGGAGTTCGACCTCTACGGCGGCACCGTCCTGGTTGCCGCGCGGCACGGTGCCCGGCCGGCCACGTCGCATACGGTTCGCAGAATCCTCGCGGCCGAGAAGACACTGGGGGTGTGCGACCCCCGAGCACTCCGTCGTCTGCAGCTAGCTGCGGACGGTCATGCCAGCACGCTGCGTACCTGGCTCGCCACGATGGCCGATCGCGGGCAACGAGTCTACGCCTACGGTGCGGCGTCGCGGGCCGTGGCCTTGTTCAGCCGGGCAGGCGTCGACCATCGCGTGTTGTGCGCGGTCGCCGACGCGTCACCTGCGAAACAGGGCCGCCGGATGCCCGGCACCGACGTTCCCATCATCTCCCCCGGACAACTCCTGGACTCGAGTCCCGAATGGGTCTTGCTGACGCTGCCCGACCTTCTCCCGGAAGTTCGCCGCGACTACCCGGCGCTGGAAGGCAAGTGGATCACCGATCTCCCCTGCAACTACGAACACCGGGACGGCGTACGTCGCGGCTGA